Sequence from the Segatella copri genome:
GGCAAGTATGCGGGTGTAGGTGCGGTGATACGCTACAATTTCCAGTTGCAGCGCGTCTGTATCAGCGAGCCTTACGAGAATATGCCTGCTGCAGAAGTGGGACTGAAGAAGGGTGACATCATCCTGAGTATTGATGATGAGGATATGACCAATAAGGAGGTGAGCTATGTCAGCGATCATCTTCGTGGTGATCCGGGTTCTTCTTTCATGCTGAAAGTTAAGCGTCCAAGTACAGGCAAGACGATGAAGGTGAAGGTAACACGCCGTACCATCCAGTTGCCGTTCTTGCCTTATTATGGCATGTTGGAGGGCAGCATCGGTTACATAAACTTCAATTCCTTTACCGAGCAGTCTGCCAAGGAAGTGCGTCGTGCTTTCATCGATTTGAGAAAGCAAGGAGCCAAGAGTCTTGTCTTCGATCTGCGTAATAATGGTGGTGGTTCTGTTACCGAAGCGGTCAGCATCATCAATATGTTCTTGCCTAAAGGTAAGACAGTCTTGGAGATGAAGGGAAAGTTGCAGCGTTCTAATCATGTTTATAAGACCACGGTTGAACCGATAGATTCCGTTATGCCGATGGTGGTATTGGTGAACGAGAATTCTGCCAGTGCCAGTGAAATCATGAGCGGCAGTCTGCAGGATTATGACCGTGCTGTAATATTAGGTACGCGCACGTATGGAAAGGGATTGGTGCAGACTACCATGGATTTGCCTTATAACGGACAGGTGAAACTCACTACTGCTAAATATTTCATTCCTAGCGGTCGATGCGTTCAGGCACTCAACTATAAGCACGATAAGGGTGGTTATGTGGAGCATGTTCCCGACTCTCTTACCAAGGTGTTCTATACCGCAGGTGGCAGAGAAGTGAGAGATGGAGGTGGCGTGAAGCCGGATGTAGAAGTAAAGCCTGATTCTTTGCCAAACATCGCCTTCTATCTGGCTGGTGCCCGCGACAGTAATGAGGTGATGCTTAATTATGAGGTTGATTATATCGCCAAGCATCCTGCTATTGCTCCTGCGAAGGAATTCTCGCTGACCGATGCCGACTATGATGAATTCAAGACACGCGTGTTGAAGGCTAACTTCCAGTACGACCGTGAAACAGAAAAGTATCTCAAGGACTTGGAAAAACTCGCTAAGTTTGAAGGCTACTACGATGATGCCAAGGCTGAGTTTGAGGCTTTGAAGAAAAAACTGAGTCATAATGTGGCAAAGGATCTGGATTATAACAAGGATTACATCAAGCATCTGTTGGAAAATGACATCGTTTCTGCCTATTATTTCCAGCGCGGTGCCATCCAGAATTCCATGCGTTACGACAAGCAGATTAAGGAAGCAGTAAAATTGCTGAATTCTCCATCAGAATACGAAAAAATACTGCATCCTGTGAAGAAATAAGTACAAAAACGTGCACAATCGATTAAAAATGTGCACGTTGCGAATAAAAAGTTGCATTTTTTTTGGCTAATCACAAAAATATTTGTAATTTTGCAACGTTCAGTGGAATGAGGGGCTCACAAGAGTTCCTCATTTTATTTTAATAAGGTATATATGATTGATAAAAACGTCGTAAAAAAATTAGTTGAAGAATGGCTCCAAGATAAGGAATATTTCTTGGTAAGCATTGAAATCAGTCCCGACGATAGAATCGTTGTTGAGATTGACCATGCCGATGGAGTATGGATTGAGGATTGTGTTGCCTTGAGTAAGTATATTGAGGATCATTTGAACCGTGACGAGGAAGACTATGAGCTCGAAGTTGGCTCTGCAGGCTTGGGTCAACCGTTCAAAGTTCCGCAGCAGTATATCAATTTCATTGGCAAGGAGGTAGAGGTGCTTGATGCCGACGGCAAGAAGGTGAAGGGTATCTTGAAAGCTGTTGAAGGAAATGACTTCACAGTTGGCGTTGAAGAAAAGGTAAAGGTTGAAGGTAAAAAACGTCCGGTTAAGCAGGAGGTTGATCACGTTTACCAGATGGATAAAGTAAAATATACAAAATACATAATTAGTTTCAATTAAGTTATGGCTAAAAAAGAGCAAGAATTGACAGCGAGTATGATTGATACATTCCGCGAGTTTAAAGAAACAAAGAATATCGACCGTACTACATTGGTAAGTGTATTGGAGGAGAGCTTCCGTAATGTACTTGCCAAGATTTTTGGTAGTGACGAAAACTTTGATGTCATCGTGAACCCTGACAAGGGTGACTTCGAAATTTATCGCAACCGTATAGTTGTTGCTGATGGCGAAGTTGAAGATGAAAATAAGGAAATTACACTTTCTGAGGCTCGTAAGATTGAGCCGGATTACGAGGTTGGTGAGGATGTAAGTGAGACGGTTGACTTCAATAAGTTTGGTCGTCGTGCCATCTTGACTCTTCGTCAGACTTTGGCTTCCAAGATTCTTGAGTTGGAGCATGATTCACTCTACAACAAATACAAGGATCGCGTAGGTCAGGTTATCTCTGGTGAGGTTTATCAGGTTTGGAAGCGCGAGGTTCTGATTGTAGATGATGAGAACAACGAGCTCATGTTGCCTAAGACTGAGCAGATTCCTGGTGATACTTACCGCAAGGGTGAGACTGTTCGTGCGGTCATCCTTCGTGTAGACAACGAGAACAATAATCCAAAGATTATCTTGAGCCGTACTGCTCCAATCTTCCTGCAGCGCCTGTTGGAGGCTGAGGTTCCTGAGATTGCAGACGGTCTGATTGCAATCCGCCGTATCGCCCGTCTTCCGGGAGAGCGTGCTAAGATTGCTGTTGAAACATTCGATGAGCGTATCGACCCGGTTGGCGCATGTGTAGGTGTTAAAGGTAGCCGCGTTCACGGTATCGTTCGCGAACTTTGCAACGAGAATCTCGATGTCATCAACTACTCAAGCAATACTAAACTCTTCATTCAGCGTGCGTTGGCTCCAGCCAAGGTTTCTTCAATCAATGTTGATGATGAGAACAAGAAAGCAGAGGTTTACTTGCAGCCTGAGGAAGTTAGTTTGGCTATCGGCCGTGGCGGTATGAACATCAAACTGGCTTCTATGCTTACAGAATATACCATCGACGTATTCCGTGAGGTAGACGAGAATGAGGCCGATGAGGATATCTACTTGGATGAGTTCTCTGATGAGATTGACCAGTGGGTTATCGATGCTATCAAGGGCATCGGTCTTGATACTGCCAAGCAGGTACTCAATGCACCTCGCAACTTGCTGATAGAGAAGGCCGACCTCGAAGAGGAGACCGTTGATCATGTACTCAGCGTGTTGCGCGCCGAATTCGAACAATAATTCCCTTGCCAGCGAGTGCTTGCAGGGAATCTAACTTTAAAAATAGGAGAATAAATAATTTATGAGCATCAGATTAAATAAAGCACTACGTGAATTAAATATAGGACTTCAGACGGCAGTTGAATTCCTAGAGAAAAGAAAAGACCTGGGAGATGTCAAGGCAGAACCGAGCTTCAAACTCACCGACCAGCAATACAAGGCATTGAATGATGCCTTCAGTCAGGACAGAGAGGTTCGTGATCAGGCTGAGAAACTCTTTACCAAAAAAGCAAAAGATAAGAAGCGTGCGCCAGAGCAGAAGGACAATCGCGCTGAAAGCTTGTTGGAGTCTAATGGACAGCAGCAGTATAAGCCGCTGGGAAAGATTGACTTGGACAATATCGGTAAGAAGCCTGCTGCAGAGTCTGTTGCGGATAAGCCTGAGACTGCTGCCGTCAGTCCTGAGCAGAAGAAAGACGCTCCTAAGGCTGAGCAAAAGAAGGAACAGAAGCCACAACAGGCTTCTCAGCATAAACAGCAAATGAAACAGGAAAATCATCAGAAATCACAGCAGTCAAACGCTCAGATGAATAAGCAGAATGCTCCTCAGGGAAAGAAAGAGCATCATCATGCTAAGAATGAAACTGCACAGCATTCTGCTGGCGCAGCAGACAACAGCGTGTTTACTCTCAAGAGTGAGAAGAAGTTTACTGCTAATGAGCCTAAGGTGTTGGGCAAGATAGATTTGTCTTCTCTCAACCAGAGCACTCGTCCTAAGAAGAAAACCAAGGAGGAGCGCCGCAAGGAACGTGAGGAGAAAATGGCTCAACAGCACAATGAGCGCAAAAAGCGTGTTCGTATCAACAAAGAACGTGTTGACATCAATGCCGAAGCTAAGAATAATGGCGGAGGTAATGGCAACAACGGCGGTAATAACAAGAAGAACAAAAACCGCAACAGAAATAATAACAATAATAATCGCGGCAATAACAACAACCGCGGCAACCAGCGCCAGATCGAGGTTGATGACGAGGCTGTAGCACGCCAGGTTAAGGAGACTCTTGCACGTTTGACCAGCAAGAGTCAGAACAAGAAGGGTGCTAAGTACCGTAAGGAGAAGCGTGAGGCTGTTCAGGAGAAGTTGCAGGATCAGGCTCGTCAGGAGCAGAAGGAAAGCAAGACCCTGAAACTTACTGAGTTCGTTACCGTTAGCGAGTTGGCTACGATGATGGATATCAGCGTTACTCAGG
This genomic interval carries:
- the nusA gene encoding transcription termination factor NusA translates to MAKKEQELTASMIDTFREFKETKNIDRTTLVSVLEESFRNVLAKIFGSDENFDVIVNPDKGDFEIYRNRIVVADGEVEDENKEITLSEARKIEPDYEVGEDVSETVDFNKFGRRAILTLRQTLASKILELEHDSLYNKYKDRVGQVISGEVYQVWKREVLIVDDENNELMLPKTEQIPGDTYRKGETVRAVILRVDNENNNPKIILSRTAPIFLQRLLEAEVPEIADGLIAIRRIARLPGERAKIAVETFDERIDPVGACVGVKGSRVHGIVRELCNENLDVINYSSNTKLFIQRALAPAKVSSINVDDENKKAEVYLQPEEVSLAIGRGGMNIKLASMLTEYTIDVFREVDENEADEDIYLDEFSDEIDQWVIDAIKGIGLDTAKQVLNAPRNLLIEKADLEEETVDHVLSVLRAEFEQ
- the rimP gene encoding ribosome assembly cofactor RimP; protein product: MIDKNVVKKLVEEWLQDKEYFLVSIEISPDDRIVVEIDHADGVWIEDCVALSKYIEDHLNRDEEDYELEVGSAGLGQPFKVPQQYINFIGKEVEVLDADGKKVKGILKAVEGNDFTVGVEEKVKVEGKKRPVKQEVDHVYQMDKVKYTKYIISFN
- a CDS encoding S41 family peptidase; this encodes MKRILFSLLMVLLAVPTFAQVDKDHDFKAAKNMEIFNAIYKNLDLMYVDTLDAEVVVGNGINAMLRSLDPYTTYYPEQKMKELKNLLTGKYAGVGAVIRYNFQLQRVCISEPYENMPAAEVGLKKGDIILSIDDEDMTNKEVSYVSDHLRGDPGSSFMLKVKRPSTGKTMKVKVTRRTIQLPFLPYYGMLEGSIGYINFNSFTEQSAKEVRRAFIDLRKQGAKSLVFDLRNNGGGSVTEAVSIINMFLPKGKTVLEMKGKLQRSNHVYKTTVEPIDSVMPMVVLVNENSASASEIMSGSLQDYDRAVILGTRTYGKGLVQTTMDLPYNGQVKLTTAKYFIPSGRCVQALNYKHDKGGYVEHVPDSLTKVFYTAGGREVRDGGGVKPDVEVKPDSLPNIAFYLAGARDSNEVMLNYEVDYIAKHPAIAPAKEFSLTDADYDEFKTRVLKANFQYDRETEKYLKDLEKLAKFEGYYDDAKAEFEALKKKLSHNVAKDLDYNKDYIKHLLENDIVSAYYFQRGAIQNSMRYDKQIKEAVKLLNSPSEYEKILHPVKK